A single region of the Drosophila takahashii strain IR98-3 E-12201 chromosome 2R, DtakHiC1v2, whole genome shotgun sequence genome encodes:
- the LOC108055021 gene encoding uncharacterized protein: protein MSKQKYTDFLTEDDPLLPDKESLEDKLAVLQNKLDEILENQNQILTLVCQVARNRTTGDQYKVEVDYFPVTDPEELQNLDDNLSEPGNKYANLIRRILRPEGRIEPLKKNFSKLFEYNVLMAYNYDGVSTKQSFKQYKHLNKTIFGVLKTDGYTESDYVADIRDAFNTLKRRYHKRNHDFRRKIQRFQKSEPDCDWE from the exons ATGAGCAAGCAGAAGTACACCGATTTTTTGACCGAGGACGATCCCCTGTTGCCCGACAAGGAGTCCCTGGAAGATAAACTAGCGGTGTTGCAAAATAAACTGGATGAAATCCTGGAGAATCAAAATCAGATCCTGACACTTGTTTGCCAGGTGGCTCGCAATAGGACAACCGGTGATCAGTACAAGGTCGAGGTGGATTATTTCCCGGTGACGGATCCTGAAGAGCTCCAGAATCTAGACGACAATCTCTCCGAGCCGGGCAATAAATAT GCAAACCTTATTCGCCGGATTTTAAGACCAGAAGGACGAATAGAACCGCTGAAGAAGAACTTTTCAAAGTTGTTCGAGTACAATGTTCTAATGGCATACAACTACGATGGTGTGAGCACCAAACAGTCCTTTAAGCAGTACAAACACCtaaataaaaccatttttg GAGTCTTAAAAACAGATGGATACACCGAATCGGATTACGTTGCCGATATCAGAGATGCATTCAATACGTTAAAGCGCCGCTATCATAAAAGGAACCATGATTTCAGGAGGAAGATTCAACGGTTTCAAAAAAGCGAGCCAGACTGTGATTGGGAATAG